A region of Pseudomonas marginalis DNA encodes the following proteins:
- a CDS encoding methyl-accepting chemotaxis protein, giving the protein MRALKLNFRTTLCFGLVCLLLLIQGAMTLIKVDKVYSSTVEIETNWLPSIRLAGEIDSAFYKLRLDLRRYVMDISRQDPASLEKLKATRTEALDVAERYGPLVSSPEEQAKYNDALTGIKNYSQKMDEFLAQASTLSAEQMSTYLREVNGPIALDVQRSISELIALNERGSKAAVQVASSEYDAARLFTWILMAASLLITVVVASLFTRSIITPVRELLVSTGKIADGDLRVAIAINGNDELTALQRSTASMQMNLKSTLQHISEASGQLAAAAEEMSAITRESSAGIERQSMETDQAATAVNQMTAAVEEVARNAVSASQSTQDSQRSAKVGQERVTQTIASIEKLSATVQQTGVEVEGLARQAQDIARVVEVIRSIAEQTNLLALNAAIEAARAGEQGRGFAVVADEVRALAHRTQTSTQEIEQMIAKIQTCSSEAVSSMALNRNEAVDSLKIAHEAGLAITQITEAITDINDRNLLIATASEEQAHVARSVDQNLISIRDLSIQSSSAAGQTSIASQELSRLAVDLKQIVSKFAVA; this is encoded by the coding sequence ATGAGAGCCTTGAAGTTGAACTTCCGTACCACACTGTGTTTTGGCCTGGTGTGCCTTTTGCTGCTGATACAAGGCGCAATGACCCTGATAAAAGTCGATAAGGTCTATTCGTCGACGGTTGAAATCGAAACTAACTGGCTCCCCAGTATTCGTTTGGCGGGTGAAATAGATTCGGCGTTTTATAAACTTCGTCTCGATCTACGTCGTTATGTCATGGATATCAGCCGCCAGGATCCGGCCTCCCTGGAAAAACTCAAGGCGACCCGTACGGAAGCCCTCGATGTTGCCGAGCGTTATGGGCCTTTAGTCTCGAGCCCCGAAGAACAGGCCAAGTACAACGACGCCTTAACCGGCATAAAGAACTACAGCCAGAAGATGGACGAATTTCTTGCGCAAGCCTCCACCCTGTCCGCTGAACAGATGTCGACCTACCTGCGCGAAGTCAACGGGCCGATTGCCCTGGATGTGCAGCGTTCCATCAGCGAGTTGATCGCGTTGAATGAACGGGGCTCCAAGGCGGCGGTGCAGGTGGCTTCCAGCGAATATGACGCGGCGCGTCTGTTCACCTGGATATTGATGGCCGCCTCCTTGCTGATCACCGTCGTGGTAGCAAGCCTGTTTACTCGCAGCATCATTACTCCGGTGCGTGAATTGCTGGTATCGACCGGCAAGATTGCCGACGGCGATCTGCGCGTGGCGATTGCCATCAATGGCAATGACGAGTTGACCGCGTTGCAACGGTCCACGGCGTCCATGCAAATGAACCTGAAAAGTACCTTGCAGCACATCTCCGAGGCGTCCGGGCAATTGGCGGCGGCGGCGGAGGAGATGAGCGCCATCACCCGCGAGTCCAGTGCCGGTATTGAACGCCAAAGCATGGAAACCGATCAGGCCGCCACGGCGGTTAACCAAATGACGGCAGCAGTTGAAGAAGTGGCGCGCAATGCGGTGTCAGCGTCCCAGTCCACCCAGGACTCCCAACGCTCGGCCAAAGTGGGCCAGGAGCGTGTGACGCAAACCATCGCCTCCATCGAGAAACTCAGCGCCACGGTGCAGCAGACCGGCGTCGAAGTCGAAGGGCTGGCCAGGCAGGCCCAGGATATTGCCCGGGTGGTTGAAGTGATCCGCTCGATTGCCGAGCAAACCAACCTGCTGGCCTTGAACGCCGCCATTGAAGCCGCCAGGGCAGGGGAGCAGGGCCGGGGCTTTGCGGTGGTGGCCGACGAGGTGCGGGCCCTGGCCCACAGAACGCAGACCTCGACCCAGGAAATCGAGCAGATGATCGCGAAAATCCAGACGTGCTCCAGCGAAGCGGTGTCTTCCATGGCCCTCAACCGCAACGAAGCGGTGGACTCCTTGAAGATTGCCCATGAAGCGGGCCTGGCGATTACTCAGATCACCGAAGCCATTACCGATATCAATGACCGCAACCTGTTGATCGCCACGGCCTCCGAGGAACAGGCCCACGTGGCCCGTTCGGTGGACCAGAACCTGATCAGCATCCGTGATCTTTCCATCCAGAGTTCTTCGGCGGCCGGACAGACCTCGATCGCCAGCCAGGAACTGTCGAGGCTGGCGGTGGACCTCAAGCAGATCGTGTCGAAATTTGCCGTAGCCTGA
- a CDS encoding Lrp/AsnC family transcriptional regulator, with the protein MRKLDRTDIGILNALQENARITNADLARSVNLSPTPCFNRVKAMEELGLIREQVTLLDADLLGLHVNVFIHVSLEKQNELALQQFEGAISDRPEVMECYLMAGDPDYLIRVLVPTIQSLERFMMDFLTKVPGVANIRSSFALKQVRYKTALPLPPGGLMV; encoded by the coding sequence ATGCGCAAACTGGACCGTACCGATATCGGCATTCTCAACGCCCTGCAGGAGAATGCGCGGATTACCAACGCCGACCTGGCCCGCTCGGTCAACCTGTCGCCCACACCCTGTTTCAACCGGGTCAAGGCGATGGAGGAACTGGGCCTGATTCGCGAGCAAGTCACCCTGCTCGACGCCGATTTGCTGGGGCTGCACGTCAACGTGTTTATCCATGTGAGCCTGGAAAAGCAGAACGAGCTGGCGTTGCAGCAGTTCGAAGGCGCGATTTCCGACCGGCCCGAGGTGATGGAGTGCTACTTGATGGCCGGCGACCCGGACTATTTGATCCGGGTATTGGTGCCGACGATCCAGTCGCTGGAGCGTTTCATGATGGACTTTCTGACCAAGGTGCCGGGTGTCGCCAACATCCGCTCGAGCTTTGCCCTCAAGCAAGTGCGCTACAAGACGGCGCTGCCATTGCCGCCGGGTGGATTAATGGTTTGA